A part of Hippopotamus amphibius kiboko isolate mHipAmp2 chromosome 16, mHipAmp2.hap2, whole genome shotgun sequence genomic DNA contains:
- the LOC130838410 gene encoding ras association domain-containing protein 3-like, with protein sequence MTLNSNGIYTGFIDVQMELCKPSQTSGKLAPSSNGCMNTLHVSSTNTVGERIEALLRKFLVAEGPTKFARYKRCHREDQVCACKLAGREHPLYLRLVAAPRTDTLRFVPREHEIGEWGACSLLELQNFLRILGKEEDEQLQNLKER encoded by the coding sequence ATGACCTTGAATTCAAACGGGATTTACACCGGCTTCATTGACGTTCAGATGGAACTCTGCAAACCTTCACAGACTTCTGGAAAGCTCGCTCCCAGCAGCAATGGCTGTATGAACACCCTCCATGTCAGCAGCACCAACACCGTCGGGGAAAGGATCGAGGCCCTGCTCAGGAAGTTTCTCGTGGCCGAGGGCCCCACCAAGTTTGCACGTTATAAGCGCTGTCACAGGGAAGATCAGGTCTGTGCCTGCAAGCTCGCAGGCCGGGAACATCCACTCTACCTGCGTTTGGTGGCAGcgcccaggacagacacacttcGTTTTGTTCCTCGTGAACATGAAATTGGAGAGtggggagcctgcagcctgctgGAGCTACAGAATTTCTTGCGGATCTTGGGAAAGGAAGAAGATGAGCAGCTGCAGAACCTGAAGGAGCGCTAG